The Synechococcus sp. WH 8101 sequence CCGTTGTGGTGAACGGACCGACCTGATCAAGGGAGCTGGCAAACGCCACCAGCCCGTAGCGGCTGATTCGGCCATAGGTCGGTTTCAGACCCACCACACCACAGAAGGAGGCGGGCTGACGAATCGAGCCGCCGGTGTCTGAACCGAGAGCAGCCATGCATTCACCCGAGGCCAGCGCCGCCGCACTGCCCCCGGAGCTACCGCCGGGCACATGCTCGAGATTCCAGGGATTGCCCGTGGGACCAAAGGCGGAGGTCTCGGTGGATCCACCCATGGCGAATTCATCGAGATTGGTTTTACCGAGAAGCACGGCACCTGAGCGCCAGAGACGCTCGGTGACGGTGGATTCATAGGGCGGCACAAAGTGCTCCAACATCCGGCTGGCGCAGGTGGTGCGCACACCCCGGGTACAGAGGTTGTCTTTGATGGCCAAGGGCACGCCGGCCAGCGGCGGCAGAGTCTCACCTGCCTGACGTGCCGCGTCGATCCGATCCGCATCGGCACGAGCCCTCTCGGCCGTCACATCGAGAAAGGCGTGGAGGCTGGGATCCACCGCAGCTATCCGGGCCAAATGATGATCGGTGAGCTCCCGGGCGGACACCTCACCAGATTCAAGTTGCTGACGCCACTCGGCGATCGCCATCGGCAGGGCTGTGATGCAGTTGCGACGCTATCAGCCGTTGTCGACCGCAATGGTGAAGGGTTCACCGCGACGGCAGCGCAGCAGGCTGTGATCGATGGACTGAGGCGATTCGGAGGAGACATCCTCCAAGAACGCCGGCAGTTCCCGCTCCAGGCTGGTGCGGGTCACAAACGGACCGAACCAGTAGGTGACATCGGGGCCATGGGTCTGAATTCTTGCCCACCAGGCCATGCCGAGGCCGTTGGCAAGGGTGCGCAGCGGCCGAATCAGGGGGCCCATGGAGCGGGTGGCATGTCTTCGTCATTTTGGCCCGATTCCGCGGCGATGGGACCCGCCGATCCGAGGAAAACAGCGGATCGGATCCGAATCAGAGCTCGATGCTGCCGTCAAACACAGCTGGCGAAGGGGCCGAAGCGTTGTCTTGCTCCGTCCGATTCAGATCGAGGTGCACCACGTCTGCCGATAAACCCTCTGCCGGTGAAGACTCG is a genomic window containing:
- a CDS encoding DUF1816 domain-containing protein gives rise to the protein MGPLIRPLRTLANGLGMAWWARIQTHGPDVTYWFGPFVTRTSLERELPAFLEDVSSESPQSIDHSLLRCRRGEPFTIAVDNG